The Rhodobacter sp. genome segment CTCCACGGTTCAGTAGAAGGCGGGCAGGTTGTTGGCGATGACGATCTGGATCGCATAGATCCCCAACAGCACGATCATCGGGGACAGATCCAGCCCGCCCATGTCGGGCAGGAACCGGCGGATACGGCTGTAGACCGGATTGAGAATCCGGTTCAGCCCGTCCCAGATTTGCGCGACCAGGGGTTGGCGCAGGTTCAGCACCTGGAAGTTGATGAGCCAGCTCATGATGACATGGGCGATGACGATATACCAGATCACCTTGAGGATCAGGAGGATGATCGTGAGCAGCGACAGCATGGTCTCTCCAACTGTGTCCGGGCCGGTCCGTCCCCTCAGGTAAGGCCTGCACGTGCCGCGCGCAACCCCACAGGCGGGATCAGCCGGTGTCGTCCAGCCGGGTCTCCAGCGGGCAGGTCTCGTCGGGGCGATAGCGGGCAATCATGTCGATCAGCAGGGGCTTCTTCAGCGGCTTGGTCAGCACGTGATCCATGCCGGCGGCCAGGATGTCGTCCTGATCGCTGGGCATGGCATGGGCGGTCAGCGCGATGATCGGGACCTGCGCGCCGCCCGGCAACTGGCGGATTGCGCGGGTGGCCGTGCGGCCGTCCATGCCCGGCATCGAAATATCCATGAAGATCAGGTCCGGTCGTTGGGCGCGAAACGCCTCGACCGCCTGGGCGCCATCTTCGGCAAAGCGGATATCGACCGCCAGATCCGCGACCATCTTGGAAAACACCAGCCGGTTGGTCCGGTTGTCCTCGGCCGTGAGCAGGCGCATCCGTCGCCCCGATCCCGACCCGACGACCGCTGGCGCCGGCAGCGGACGCGGGCGCGGCTCGGCCTGGGGATTGGAGAGCGCCTGAAGGTGCCGCACCAGATCGTGCCGCAGCAGCGGTTTTTGCAAGATCGCGCGCAGGTCCGACGTGGCCGGGTGATCGCGCACCACCGTGGGCGCCGAACTGAGCAGGATCACCGGCAGCGTGTGACCGGCAGCGCGCAGTTTCGCGGTCAGGTCCAGCCCGCTCATGCCCGGCATCTCGTGGTCGGTCAGCAGCAGGTCGAAATACCCGGGCGCATGGGTGGACAGGGCTTCGAAGGCCTCGGCCCCCGAGGCGCAGAGCGTCACATCGAGCCCTTGCGCGACCAGTTGGCGGTCCAGGATCGTGCGGTTGACGAGTTGGTCATCCGCCACAAGAACGCGGTGCAGCAGGATCGGCAGCGCCGCCAGGGGTTCGCTGTCCTCGGCGCGCGGCAGCGTCAGTGAAAAGCCAAAGCACGACCCCTTGCCCAGCTCGCTTTCGACCCAGATCTGCCCGCCCATCAATTCGATCAGCCGCCGCGTGATCGCCAGGCCCAGACCGGTGCCTTCGAACTGGCGGGTGGATTGGTCGTCCACCTGGGCGAATTCGCCGAAGATGCGATCGATGTTCTCAGGCGCGATACCGATGCCGGTGTCTTCCACCGTGACATTCAACTGGTGGTGGCCGGCGTCGGTTTCGACCCCGACGACGCGGATCAGCACATGGCCCCGTTGGGTGAACTTGACCGCGTTGCCGATGAGATTGGTCATCACCTGCCGCATCCGCCCCGGATCGGCCAGGAACCGGGTCGGCAGGAACAGGTCATAGTCCATCAACAGGTCGATCGAGCGGTTGCGCGCCCCGGCCTGCAACAGGATCAGCACCTCATGGATGCAGCGTTCCAGATCGAAGGGCTCGGGGTGCAGGGTCAGTTTGTCGGCCTCGATCTTGGAGAAGTCGAGCACGTCGTTGATGATGTTGAGCAACGCCTCGCCCGAGGACCGGATGGTATCGGCATAAAGGCGCTGTTCGTCGGAAAGATCGGTGTCCGACAGCAGTTCGGCCATGCCGACGACGCCGTTCATCGGCGTGCGGATCTCGTGGCTCATGTTCGCCAGAAAGGCGGATTTGGCACGATTCGCGGCCTCGGCCCGGGCGCGCGCTTCCTCCAGCTCGGCGGCGTGGCGCTGGGTTTCGGTGATGTCGCGCACCAGGCTGACGATGTCCCCGCCGCGCGCGCGCCGGTCGTGGATGCGCGCCGTGTCGCCGCGACTGAAGGTCAGGATGATCGGGTCGATGCGCTCGCCCTCCCACCGGGCCATCATCATCGCGATCCAGTCCTCGGCCTTGACGCCGTCCAGTTGCACGCGCCCCTCATAGGCCAGGATCTCGACCAGGCGGCGATAGGGGATGCCGGGCTGCACCTCGGAAAAGCCCGAGAACACGCCCAGATAGGCCTGATTGGCGATCACCAGATCCTGGTTGCGGTTGAACACGGCAAAGCCGTCGCGAATGGTGTTCACGGAATCCCACAAGCGCCGTTCCGCCATGACGGCGCTGCGATGCGCGGTTTCGGCTTCCTCGCGGACACGGTTGTGCAGCACCTGCACCTCGGCGGCGCGCTGCGCTTCCTCCAGCGCCGAGGATCGGCCCTGATTGCGCAGGCTTTGCAATTCACGCCGGGCGGCATCGAGCTGGGACAGCGCGGTGTCCAGTTCACGGGTGCGATAATCCAGCCGCTGTTCGGCGGTCAGCCGCGCGCGGCGTTCTTGCGTGAGCTTGTCGAACAGCGTCATCGGGTCCCGTGGACTGGACAAAGGAAAAGGACCGGCACGGATGCCGGTCCCTCCAACATTCCCGTCAGGGGTGAAGACCTGCTTAATTCGCGCAGGATTTTTCGTCAGAGACGCTCGATTGCCAGCGCGATCCCCTGGCCGCCGCCGATGCACATGGTGATCAGGCCATAGCGGCCACCGATGCGTTCGAGTTCATACATCGCCTTGACCGTGACGATGGCGCCCGTGGCGCCCACCGGGTGGCCCAGCGCGATGGCGCCGCCGTTGGGGTTCACGCGGGCCGGGTCCAGTCCCAGGCCTGCGTTGACCGCCAGGGCCTGCGCGGCAAAGGCCTCGTTCGATTCGATGACGTCGAAATCCGCGACCGAAAGACCGGTGCGTTTGAGCAGCGCCTCGACCGCGGGGATCGGGCCGATGCCCATCACTTCCGGGCGGACCCCGGCCACGGCATAGCCAACGACGCGAGCGCGGGGTTTCAGCCCCGCCGCTTCGGCCGCGTCGGCGCGCGCAAGCACCACCGCCCCGGCGCCGTCGTTGATCCCCGAGGCGTTGCCCGCCGTCACGGTGCCCGCCTTGTCAAAGGCCGGGCGCAACCCCGCCAGCGCCTCGAGGCTGGTCGCCTTGGGGTGTTCGTCGGTGTCAAAAGCGACCTCGCCCTTGCGGCTCTTGACCATGATCGGCGCGATCTGATCCTTGAAGCGGCCCTCGGCGATCGCCCGCGCCGCGCGCACCTGGCTTTCCAGGGCAAAGGCATCCTGTGCCTCGCGGGTGACACCGCATTCGCGCGCGACGTTTTCCGCCGTGACGCCCATGTGGCCCGTGCCGAACGGACAGGTCAGCGCGCCCAGCATCATGTCCTGCGCGCCGACATCGCCCATCTTCTGGCCCCAGCGGGCGGCGGGCAGGATATAGGGCGCGCGGCTCATCGATTCGGCACCACCGGCAAGCGCGAATTGCGCGTCGCCCAGCGCCAGCGCCTGCACCGCGGACACGATCGCCTGCGCGCCCGATCCGCACAGCCGGTTCACGTTCATCGCCGGGACACTGTCGGGGATGCCCGCCTGGATCGCCGCCACGCGCGACAGATAGGCGTCGCGCGGCTCGGTGTTGATGACATGGCCAAAGACCACCGTGCCGATCTGCGCGGGCGCGACACCGGCGCGTTCCAGCGCAGCCTTGGTCACATGGGTCGCGGTCTGCGACACGGGGATGCCCGCCAGGCTTCCGCCGAAGGTGCCGATGGCGGTGCGGGCGCCGCTGAGGATGACGATCTCGTCCATGACAAGGCCTTTCGCTGTGGGGTTGCCTGGGCCGATCTATAGCCCCCCGGCCCCGTCAGACAAAGCGCCGCAGCGCGGCGGGACGCAACGTCAGGCGGTCAGTCGTCGGCGCCATCGGCGGCCAGACGCCCCTCGCGGCCGCCACGCCGCTTCTTCAACTGGCTCGCCCGTCCGGGCAGTTCGGTCATCAGTTGCGCACGGGATTCGGGTGCCATCGCGGACCAGGCGGCGATCTCGTCGAGGGTGCGATAGCAGCCCGCGCAGATCCCGGCCCTGGGGTGGATCACGCAGATCTTCACGCAGGGGCTGTCGATCTCGTCGCGTTGCCAGATCGTGCCCTTGGAAAGCTGGTTCATGACGGCCCTCGGCTTGTTCCGCTGGCAAGATAGCCGGCTGGAGCGGGGTTTCCAGCCCGTCAGCGACGCATCACGGCCAATCTGTCCAGAAACCCCTGCAGGATGAACCCGGCGGCAACATGATCGATCACCTGCGCGCGCTTGGCCCGCGAGGTATCGAAATCCAGCAGCGCCCGTTCGGCCGCGACGGTGGACAACCGTTCGTCCCAGAAGCCGATCGGCAGGTCGGTCAGCGCCGACAGGTTCCGCGCAAAGGCGCGCGTGGACTGGCAGCGCGGCCCTTCGGTTCCGTCCATGTTCAGCGGCAGGCCCAGAACGAAGCCCGCCAGCCCGCGCGACTGGGCGATCTCGATCAGACGCGCGGCGTCCAGGGTGAATTTCTTGCGCCGGACGGTTTCCATCGGCGTGGCCACCCCGCGCCTGAGGTCCGAGATCGCGACACCGATCGTCTTTTCCCCCAGATCCAGGCCGGCCAGCGCGCCCTGAGCGGGCAACGCGGCGACAAAGGCGGCGGTCTCGGGAAAGACGGGCATCAGTCGCTGAACCCCTGTTGGCGGGCGGCGGCGTCGATCTGTGCCATGGCGTCGGGCTGGTCGGCGAACACCTGCCGGGCCTCGGCCCAGATGCTGCGCGCGCGGTCGGCCTGTCCCAGAACGCCCAGCGCATTGATGAGGCGCGCCCATTCCTCGGGCGTGCCGCCCTGGTTGGACAGCCGGGCGGCCAGCCCCTCGACCATGTTTCCGATCATCTGCTGACGCTCGCCCGAGGTCATGTCCGCCGCTGCCGCCATGTCGGCGGCCGAGGGGCCCCGGCTGCCGCCTTCGGGCGGCAAGGTGTAACGAACACCCGCGATCTGCGCCAGTTCGGGCAGCGCCTGCCTGAGCGAGGGCACCCAAGGATCGTCGGGGTTGCTGTCTTCAAGCAGCCCGCGCCAGATGCGGAAGCTCAGATCGGGCCGCCCGGTCTGAATGAACATCCAGCCCAGGTAGAACCGCGCCGACCCGTTGCGCGGGTCGCGTTCCAGGATGCGTTGCAGCACGACCTCGGCCTGCGGCGAGACGATGCCGCCGGTCGCCAGCACCATCGCCTCGGCCAGCGCGGACAGGTCCGCGACGGGGGCATCCTGCCCCTCGACATCGATCAACTGGCCCCAGGCCCGGGCCGAGGCCGCGTGATTGCCCAGGTTCCCCTCGTTCACGGCCAGCAGGCGCAGCCCCTGCGCATCGCCGGGACGGTTGGCGACGGCCTCGCGCAAGCGGGTCATCAGGTCCAGATAGGTCTGATCGACCTGCGGCGCGGCGGGCCGGTTGGGATCGTTGGCCCAGTCGGTTTCCAGCACGTCCTGGCTGGGCCGCGCGGCGCGCATTTCGGCCGCCTGCGCGAACCGCAGCGCCAGCGGTTCGTCACCCATCCCGGGCACGCCCTCGCGCAGATAGAGCAGCCCGGCGCCGATCGGCACCGACAGGGCCAGCACCAGCGCGACCCGCCGCATCGCGCGTGGCGATTCGACGGTTTCGGCGCTGGTCTTGCGATCGGCTTCGAGCAGGCGGCGGGCGGTCTCGGCGCGCATCCGCTCGGCCTCGTCCGCGGGGATCAGGCCTCGGGCCCGGTCGCGGTCGATTTCTTTCAACTGATCGGCGTAGATGCGCATCTCGCGTTTCTCGCCAGGTTCGGACGCGCGCACGCGGGCGCCACGGGCCAGGCCCAGCGCGATCAAGCCGACCACCAGCACGCACAATGCCAGCGCCGGACCAAGGAACCACCAGATCGTCATGCCGTCTCCTGTCTGACGGCCCTCCTTAGCCCGACACTGCCCGGGAAAAAAGCGAAACCGCGTTCATAGAGGCGTGACATAAGGCACCGGACGCGCCACAGGATGCGGCGAGCCGACGCAGTTTGACGCCTGTGTCGGTTTTGTCCGCATTGTGCCGCTTGCAGCCAAGGGTTTCGCCCCGCCGCGATCCATCACGCATTCAAACGCGGCCCCGGAAGGAGAGCGCCCATGACTCGGTATTCGGTCTTTGCCATCGCCCGTGAAGCGATGCGCCAGCATTCAGGCTGGCAACGCGCCTGGGCCTCGCCCCAACCCAAGCCGCATTATGACGTCATCATCGTCGGTGCCGGCGGGCATGGGCTGGCAACGGCGTATTACCTGGGCAAGAATTTCGGCATCACCAATGTCGCGATCATCGAAAAGGGCTGGCTGGGCGGCGGCAACACCGGGCGGAACACCACGATCATCCGCTCGAACTATCTGCAGGACCCGTCGGCCGCGATCTATGAAAAGGCGCGCTCGCTCTACGAGACGCTCAGCCAGGACCTGAACTATAACGTCATGTTCAGCCCGCGCGGCGTGATGATGCTGGCGCAGACCGAACACGAGGTTCGCGGCTACAAGCGCACCGCCTATGCGAACGCACTGCAGGGCGTCGACACCCGCTGGATCGGCCCGGCCGAGGTCAAGCGCCTGGTGCCGATCATGAACATCGAGGGCCCGCGCTATCCCGTGCTGGGCGCGCTGTGGCAGGCCCGTGGCGGCACCGCGCGCCACGACGCCGTCGCCTGGGGCTATGCCCGGGCATGTTCGCAGATGGGGATGCATGTCATCCAGAACTGCGAGGTGACCGGCGTCGAAAGCGTGGGTGGCGTGGTCTCGGCGGTGAACACCACCAAGGGCACGATCGGCTGTGGCAAGCTGGGGATCGTCGTCGCCGGGCATTCGGGCCATCTGGCGAACATGGCGGGCTTCCGTCTGCCGGTCGAATCGGTCGCGTTGCAGGCGATGGTGTCGGAACCGATCAAGCCGGCGATCGACTGCGTGGTCATGGCGAACACCGTGCACGGGTATCTGTCGCAGTCCGACAAGGGCGAAATGGTCATCGGCGGCGGCGCCGACCATTTCAACAACTACACGCAGCGCGGCTCGTGGATGCATATCGAGGAAACGGTGCGGGCGCTGGTGGAAACCTTCCCGATGCTGTCGCGCCTGAAGATGCTGCGCCAATGGGGCGGGATCGTGGACATGACCGGCGACCGCTCGCCGATCATCTCGAAAACGCCGCTGGGCAACACCTTCATCAACTGCGGCTGGGGCACCGGCGGGTTCAAGTCGATCCCGGGTTCGGGGTGGGCGATGGCGGAACTGGTCGCCAAGGGCGAGCCGGGATCGTTGGCGCGCGACTTTTCGATGTTCCGCTTCCGCGAGGGGCGCTTCATCGACGAAAGCGTGGCGGCGGGGGTGGCGCATTGATGCGGGACACCTCCTCCCAGCCGGCCGAGGGCCGGGCCGGCGCGCTGTCTTGCCACGCGCCGTTTGAACCCACCCGGGCCGCGCCGCGACCTACCCTGCGCCATTCCGTTCGCAGGGAGTTTCCGCATGGGTCGTCAACCCACCGTCCAGCCCGCCTCGGCCGTGAAGGCCTTGATCGTGGCCACGCTTGCCGGCGCGGCCTTTGGGGCCAGTTCGGCGCTGCTGCCGTTCCTCAAGATCAATGCGATCGTGCTGCTGGGCGGGGTGGTGATGGCCTTTGTGGTGCATCTGGCGCTGCAACGCGGGATGCTGGCCAATCTGGGTGTTGGGCTGCTCAGCGCCGCGTTCGCGGTCTTTGCGATGTGGGCGTTGTGGTTCGGGCTGGAGCACGGGTTTGCGCGCCTTGCCTCGGTGCTGGCGCAGGGACCCAAGGGCATCCGCGCGACGCTGGAAACCCTGGGCGGAACGGCCAGCGTCACCGTGCGTCTGTCGGGCGGCACGCGCAGCACGCACGGCCCCGACGAGATGCGGCTCATCTGGCTGGTCGAAACGATCCTCATGGCGGCCGGGCCGATCTTTGGCGCCTTGCTGTCGCCCCTGCTGCAACGGCGTCAATCCGCCGCCGTCTGACCCTCACCCCTGACCTGACCGTCCGGGCTGGCCGTGGCATCGCCGCGTCCGGTCCGTTCGCGCGACTGGAGGCCCCATGCTGCTGCTGACCTGTCCCTGCTGCGGCGTCACCGCCGAGGAAACCGAGTTCGCCAATGGCGGCGAGGCGCATCTGAAGCGTTTTGGCCCCGGCTCGACCGATGCCGATTACGAGGCCTACATGTTCGCCCGCAAGAACCCGCGCGGCGTGCATTTCGAACGCTGGCGGCACGCCTTTGGCTGCGGCAAGTGGTTCCTGATGGCCCGCGACACCATGACGCTCGAGGTTTACGGCGCCTATCCCGCGCAGACCACCGAACCGCCCGCCGACATCACCGCAAAGATCAAGGCCCGCCGCCCCGAATGGGAGGGTTACAAATGAGCCATCGACTGCAATCCGGGGGCCGCCTGATCGACCGCTCGCGCCCCATGACCTTCAGCTTCAACGGCAAGGCGCTCAGCGGGTTCGCGGGCGACACGCTGGCCGCGGCCCTTCTGGGCGCGGGGCAGACGCTGGTCGGCCGGTCGTTCAAATACCACCGCCCGCGCGGCATCGTCGCCTCGGGCGCCGAGGAACCGAACGCGCTGGTCGGCATGGGCGAGGGGCAGCGGTTCGAACCGAACCAGCGCACCACCACGACCGAGCTGTTCTCGGGCCTGAAGGCGATCAGCCAGAACCACTGGCCCAGCCTCGATTTCGACATCGGCGCGATCAACGCCAAGCTGTGGCGCTTTTTCCCGGCGGGCTTCTACTACAAGATGTTCATCCACCCGCGCCCGTTCTGGAAATGGGTCTACGAACCCATTGTCCGCCAGTCGGCCGGTCTGGGCAAGGCGCCGCACCCCGAAACCCGTGACGCCGACCGCTACGAGCAGATCTACGCCTTTTGCGACGTGCTGGTCGCGGGCGGCGGGATCGCCGGTCTGGCCGCTGCGCGGGCGGCCGCGGATGCAGGCCAGCGGGTGATTCTGGTCGAACAGGCCGCGCATTGGGGTGGCCGCGCCGTCGTCGATGGCGCCGAGGTCGAGGGCCAGCCGGCCGAGGCCTGGGTGGAGGCGACGCTCGCCCATCTGAGCGGCCTGGCCCATGTCACCGTGCTGAGCCGCACCATGGTTTCGGGCGTTTACGACCACGGCTATGCGCTGGCCTATCAACGCGTGGCCGATCACCAGCCGGGCGCCGACATGCCCCGCCACCGCCTGTGGCGCATCCGCGCGGGCGAGATCGTCAACGCCGCCGGCGCCATTGAACGACCGCTCAGCTTTGCCGGAAACGACCTGCCGGGGGTGATGCTGGCCTCGGCCGTGCGCGACTATGTGGTGAACTGGGGTGTGACCCCGGGCCGCCGCGTGGTGGTGGTGACCAACAACGACGACGCCTATCGCACCGCGCTGGCGCTGCACGCCGCCGGCGTCACCGTCGCCGCCGTGATCGACGCGCGCACCGAAGCGACCGGCGCCCTGCCCGCCCGGGTGCGCGCCGCCGGTATCCGGATCGCCGAACACACCGCCATCCGGCATGTCGAGGGCGGCAAGGCGGTGACCGGGCTCGCGCTGTGCCGCTTCGATTCCGACGGCGGCGCGGTCACCGAGACGCTGGCCTGCGACGCGGTCGCCATGTCGGGGGGCTGGTCGCCGGTCGTGCACCTGTGGTCGCATTGCGGTGGCAAGCTGACCTGGGACGACGCCCGCGCCCTGTTCCGCCCCGATCCGAACCGCCCGCCACTGAACCAGGACGGCAAGGGCTATGTTCGCTGCGTCGGCGCCGCGAACGGCGATCTGGGCGACGAGGGCGACGCGCCGATGATGCCCGTGTGGATGATGCCGGCGCAGGCCGGCTATCTGTTGCGCGCGAAAATGTGGCTGGACCCGCAGAACGACGTCAAGGTCTCGGATGTGCAACTGGCCGCGAAAGAGGGCTACGAATCGGTCGAGCACACCAAGCGGTATACCACGCTGGGGATGGCGACCGACCAGGGCAAGCTGTCCAACATCAACGGCCTGGCGATCCTGTCCGACGCACTGGGTCAGCCGATCCCGCAGACCGGAACCACCACCTTCCGCCCGCCCTATACGCCGATCTCGCTGGGCGCCATCGCCGCCGAGGCCCGGGGCGAGATCTTCCAGCCGCTGCGCAAGACCCCGATGCACGACTGGCACGAAAGCCACGGCGTGCACTGGGAGCCGGTCGGCCATTGGCGCCGCCCCTTCTGCTACCCGCGCGACGGCGAAAGTCATGCCCATGCCGTCAGCCGCGAGATCACGCAGGTGCGCGGCTCGGTCGGGCTGCTCGATGCCTCGACCCTGGGCAAGCTGGTGGTCAAGGGACCGGACGCGGGCCGCTTCGTGGACATGCTCTACACCAACCTCATGAGCACCCTGCCGGTCGGCAAATGCCGCTATGGCCTGATGTGCAACGAGAACGGGTTCCTGTCGGACGACGGCGTGGTCGCGCGCCTGTCCGAGGACACCTGGCTGTGCCACACCACATCTGGCGGGGCGGATCGCATCCACGCCTGGATGGAGGACTGGCTTCAGTGCGAATGGTGGGACTGGAAGGTCCACGTCGTCAATCTGACCGAACAGTTCGCGCAGATCGCCGTCGTCGGCCCCAACGCCCGCAAGGTGCTGGAAAAGCTGGGCGGCATGGACGTGAGCCGCGACAGCTTCGCCTTCATGGACTGGCGTGAGGGCAAGCTGGGCGGCTTCGACGCGCGCGCCTTCCGCATCTCGTTCTCGGGCGAGTTGAGCTATGAGATCGCCGTGCCCGCCGCGCAGGGCCTGGCGTTCTGGGAGCGGCTGCTCGAAGCCGGCGCCGAATTCGGCATCATGCCGTATGGCACCGAGGCCCTGCACGTCCTGCGGGCCGAAAAGGGCTTCATCATGATCGGGGATGAAACCGACGGCACGGTGATCCCGCAGGACCTGGGGCTGAACTGGGCGATCTCAAAGAAAAAGGCCGACTTCCTGGGCAAACGCGGCATGGAACGCGAGGCCATGGTTTCCCCTGACCGCTGGAAGCTGGTCGGGCTGGAAACGCTGGACGGATCGGTCCTGGGCGACGGCGCGCTGGCGCCGCTGCCCGGCAGGAACGACAATGGCCAGGCGCTGACGCAGGGCCGCGTCACCTCGACCTATTTCTCGCCCACGCTGGGCAAGGGCATCGCCATGGGCCTGGTCCATCGCGGCCCCGACCGCATGGGCGACGTGATCGAGTTCCAGACCGAAACCGGCGGACGGGTCGCCGCGCGGATCGTCGATCCGTGTTTCTACGACAAGGCAGGGGACAAGCAGAATGTCTGATGCAGTCAGCGCATTGGCCGGGGCGCACAGCACCGGCATGGTGGATCTGGCGGACGCCGGGTTGCAAGGGATGATCACGCTGCGGGGCGACCTGTCGTCCGGCGCGCTGGCCGATGCCGTGCGCGCCGCGACCGGGGCCGAAGTCCCGGCGCGCCGCCGCGTCGCCACCGGCGACCGGGGGCAGGCGCTGTGGATGTCGCCGGACGAGCTGCTGCTGGTCGTGCCCTACGCGCAAGCCGCGACCACGGTCGCCGCACTGGAAACGGCGCTGGCGGGCGAGTTCGCCACCGCCGCGAACGTGTCCGATGCCCGCGCCATGGTGACGATCAAGGGGATCGAGGCACGGAATGTTCTGGCCAAGCTCTGCCCCGTCGATTTCCGCGACTTCGCGGTGGGCGATTTGCGCCGCACCCGCGCCGCACAGGTCGCCGCCGCGATCTGGCGCGAAGACGAGAACGACTGGCGGTTGGTGTGCTTCCGTTCGGTCGCCGGTTACGTCTGGGGCGCGCTGGCCACGGTCGCGCAGCCGGGCGGCGAGGTCGGTCTCTATCGCTGACGGGGAAAGGACGGTAGAACGGCGTTTGCATACGCCGTTCCCAACCTCGTGAGACCGCCATGCCCCAAAGTCTTGCGCATGTCGCGCTGGTCGTCCGCGACTACGACGAAGCGATCGCGTTCTACTGCGACACCCTCGGCTTTGACCTGGTCCAGGACACCCCCCAACCCGAGCAGAACAAACGCTGGGTGGTGGTAAAGCCCCGCGGGCCGGGCGCCAGCTCGCTCTTGCTGGCACGCGCCAACACGCCGGAACAGGCCGCCTTTGTCGGCAATCAGAGCGGCGGGCGCGTGTTCCTGTTCCTCAGGACCGACGATCTTTGGCGCGACTACCACGATCTGAAGGCCAAGGGGGTGACCTTTGCGCGCGACCCGGTCGAGGCCCCCTATGGGATCGTCGCCGTGTTCCGCGACCTCTACGGCACGCTCTGGGACCTGATCCAGTTCACGGACGGGCGGCCATGATCCGCCCCCTGCACCCCACCGCATTGGTCACGGGCGGCAACCGCGGCATCGGCCGCGCCATCGCCGCCGGGCTGAAGGCACGCGGCTGCGCCGTCACGCTGGGCGCCCGCGATGAGGCCGCCGGTCGGCAGGCGGCCGCGGACCTGGGCACCGCCTTTGCCCGCATCGACCTGCAAGACCCCGACAGCTATTTCGAGGCCGTCACCCGGGCGGGCGGTTTCGACATCCTGGTGAACAATGCCGGCGTGCTGTCCGACGCGTCGCTGCTCTCGCCAAGGTCGGATTTCGATCTGGCGATGGAGGTGATGGTGAACGCCCCTCTTGACCTGATCCGCCTGAATGTCCCGCATTGGCGGCGAAGCGGCTGGGGGCGGATCGTCAACCTGTCCTCCGGTTGGGGGCCCATGCCGAGGGGCTCGAGGGGCCCGGCGCCTACGGCATTGCCAAGGCCGCGCTGAACGCGCTGACCCGGGCGCTGGTGCGCGACCTGCCGCCGGGGGTCAAGATCAACGCCGCCTGCCCCGGTTGGGTCGCCACGCGCATGGGCGGCGCCAATGCCCCACTGACCCCCGAGGACGGCGCCGACACGCCCCTGTGGCTGGCCACCCTGCCCGAGGACGGCCCGACCGGTGGATTCTACCGCCAGCGCCAGCCCATCCCCTGGTAAGCGCCCGCCCACCCCGCATCGCCACCGGACCGCCCTTGAGGGGCGG includes the following:
- a CDS encoding sarcosine oxidase subunit gamma translates to MSDAVSALAGAHSTGMVDLADAGLQGMITLRGDLSSGALADAVRAATGAEVPARRRVATGDRGQALWMSPDELLLVVPYAQAATTVAALETALAGEFATAANVSDARAMVTIKGIEARNVLAKLCPVDFRDFAVGDLRRTRAAQVAAAIWREDENDWRLVCFRSVAGYVWGALATVAQPGGEVGLYR
- a CDS encoding (2Fe-2S)-binding protein, encoding MSHRLQSGGRLIDRSRPMTFSFNGKALSGFAGDTLAAALLGAGQTLVGRSFKYHRPRGIVASGAEEPNALVGMGEGQRFEPNQRTTTTELFSGLKAISQNHWPSLDFDIGAINAKLWRFFPAGFYYKMFIHPRPFWKWVYEPIVRQSAGLGKAPHPETRDADRYEQIYAFCDVLVAGGGIAGLAAARAAADAGQRVILVEQAAHWGGRAVVDGAEVEGQPAEAWVEATLAHLSGLAHVTVLSRTMVSGVYDHGYALAYQRVADHQPGADMPRHRLWRIRAGEIVNAAGAIERPLSFAGNDLPGVMLASAVRDYVVNWGVTPGRRVVVVTNNDDAYRTALALHAAGVTVAAVIDARTEATGALPARVRAAGIRIAEHTAIRHVEGGKAVTGLALCRFDSDGGAVTETLACDAVAMSGGWSPVVHLWSHCGGKLTWDDARALFRPDPNRPPLNQDGKGYVRCVGAANGDLGDEGDAPMMPVWMMPAQAGYLLRAKMWLDPQNDVKVSDVQLAAKEGYESVEHTKRYTTLGMATDQGKLSNINGLAILSDALGQPIPQTGTTTFRPPYTPISLGAIAAEARGEIFQPLRKTPMHDWHESHGVHWEPVGHWRRPFCYPRDGESHAHAVSREITQVRGSVGLLDASTLGKLVVKGPDAGRFVDMLYTNLMSTLPVGKCRYGLMCNENGFLSDDGVVARLSEDTWLCHTTSGGADRIHAWMEDWLQCEWWDWKVHVVNLTEQFAQIAVVGPNARKVLEKLGGMDVSRDSFAFMDWREGKLGGFDARAFRISFSGELSYEIAVPAAQGLAFWERLLEAGAEFGIMPYGTEALHVLRAEKGFIMIGDETDGTVIPQDLGLNWAISKKKADFLGKRGMEREAMVSPDRWKLVGLETLDGSVLGDGALAPLPGRNDNGQALTQGRVTSTYFSPTLGKGIAMGLVHRGPDRMGDVIEFQTETGGRVAARIVDPCFYDKAGDKQNV
- a CDS encoding VOC family protein encodes the protein MPQSLAHVALVVRDYDEAIAFYCDTLGFDLVQDTPQPEQNKRWVVVKPRGPGASSLLLARANTPEQAAFVGNQSGGRVFLFLRTDDLWRDYHDLKAKGVTFARDPVEAPYGIVAVFRDLYGTLWDLIQFTDGRP